In Cryptococcus neoformans var. neoformans B-3501A chromosome 3, whole genome shotgun sequence, the DNA window AGAACCAGACCGTCTTGTCGTCCGCTCTTCAAACCGCACATAATCTTCGACTTCTACCTGATCTAGTGTCAAACCTCTTGGACGACTTGAATGACGCTGTAACTTTAAGAGTAACTAAGGCTTTTGATGTTACAGCAATAGGCAAAGAAGTCGCTGTTAAAGGTCTGATTTGTCGTCATATGATCTTGATTCGCGTGCTGATATCTCATCCAGTAGATGCAAATAGCTCTCATGGCACAATCAaatttccttctcgaaGCCGGCCGCCTACCGAACCAACTTCGAGCACCACTCATCTTTGGGTCAGCATCCTTTGGAAGAGACTCGAACGCGTCATAGATGATGTGGCCAATTGTTGCATCAAGGTTTATACCCTGGAGAAGGTTTTGCGAATTAAAAGGGATACCTTAACACAAGTGGAATTTTTTGACGAAGTAATGAAGGCAAGTTTGATGATGCCTTTGGTTTCTTGACTGCTAATGACCAATTTCTTTAGAGATTAGATGAGAAGCCCAGCTTTACCTACTGGACCACTTTAGCAAAGGCTTTTGAGACGCAAACCAAAGAAGCGGCGAAAAGTAAGCCGGACTGCCCAATACCAAGCTAATACTCTTCAGCGTCGTCATGGTTGCAGCAGGCTCTCAGCGTAGGATATCCTAGGCTACTACGACTGTTTCatgattttttttcaaGGATTGCAGTTCATACAGACACTGTTTATACCCAGGAACATCAGAGGTAGGCTAAGTCACAAATCGAACAGTTAAAACGCCCTAAATATTTGCAGTCCTGAAGCAGTTCTTGTCCTTCGCTCTATCTCGTCTTTCGAAACTCTCTACCTTACGCGGTCAACCAATCGTATGAGTGACGTTGTAGCGTCCGCGGTTGAGCAATACCTTTCTGCTCGCGGGAATCCACCAGGTCCAAGCGATGGTGTCAGTATTGCGAGAACGGTGATCAATGAACTGGACTCGGCAAGGTTTGATCCCCTGCTCGTGAGAACAGTGGCTAGAAATGCAGCCAAAATATTGGACGGGTTTATTCAAACTGTCGATGGAATGGTAAGCCATCTGTACGCTGTTTGCTGGTAACTTAAAACTTATGACCATCAGTTGATCGAAGACTTTACTGCCACAAGTCTAATCGGACCGAATGCCACATCGGCGCAGCAGGTCAATGCACAACTGGTCGGATGCCTCTATCATTGCTGGCTGAACTTGGCGTACGTCGAACATGATCTTACAGGTAAAGTTTGGGACATTCTGAGCCCTTCTGTAAATGTGAGTCCTTAGCTTGCCGCCAACGAAGAATTGTTCTAATATGGGACTAGTCTCTCGAAACGACCTATAGGCGCATCACCAAATCCCTTGATGCAGCTTTTCGCAAAGAAATTACTTCAACCCTTTCTCGCATTCACCGTGTGAACTTTGACACACCCGTAGACCCTTTAGCAATGGGGATGGATGCCAGAGGTGGAAGCCCATATATGCAAGATTTGGTCGATAAAATTGGATTTGTTAGGAACCAGATTTTGGGGAGAATGAGTTTGGGAGAATACATGAAAGCATGGTAAGTCGTACCGCTTACGATAGTATCTGGCTAAATAGTGATACCGCAGGGTTTTGGATCTGAGCAAATTTATCGTTCGAACCTTCCTCTTGCACGCAAGTATAGCCCGCCCAATGGGGGAAAGTGGAGCGCTTAAACTCACAGGGGACATGACCGAGCTGGAGATGGGTGTAACCAATCTTCTGAGCACGGGCAAGGTACAAGGAGCGAAAGATAGTGTTAAGGTCGAGCAAGTGGGGGACGACTATTTTGCTCTGCGGACATTTCGGTAAGATTTTTTTCCACGCATGAGGAACCATGATTGATGAGCCCGTGGAAAGAACACTTCTCTTTGCCAATCTCGAGTCCCTGGTCAACCCAGTCGAGACAGTCCATATTCCTCCCTTGATTGTCCTCCATCATATTATCGTCCGCTCACCTTTACGTCTGCCTCATGAAGTTCATGGATGGTCAGAGAGTGAATATGTTCTCTGGATCGAGAAACATAAAGATGCAAAGGAACAGTGGGAGTTAGTTGAAAAGACTGTGGAGGATCAGGACGTGACGAatagtgaagaagaaacgaaGGTGGACATTTATGTCAAACTAATCAAGGAGGTCCTAGCGCATGCCAGGCATGAAGAACAATAGTCAGCGTAATATAGCCATTCAACGTACCTGTTTTTACTTGCTAGCCATGCAAAAGTGGTCGCTGTAATCTTCACAGAAGGGATCCTTCTGTATATCGGCCATTCATGAGAAATGTTGCACAAAAGATTAATGCGCCACCAGAAGATTAACTAAtaaaggggaagagggaagacaacagaagatgaggcaAAGCCCATTAGTTGTATACCAGACATGAAATGCCGAAGGTGCTCGCTATCGTCATTAATGTTGTACGGTATGGCATGCTTAGTGGCTTTGCCTTCTATTGCATTTTGCTAATGTGTCGTCGTTACCTCATCAGTGGTATTGTGAACAACAAAAAAGGGGTCATCATCAAATGcgcaaggaagaaaagggggGAGACCAATGTAGAAGGCTATGCCTCGCTACTGCAGTGGCCAACAGTAGTggtcctcctccctctgATCCTATCATCCTTTACCTAattgttcttcttcaaaacaatgaagaagaaaacgCAGAAGGCTGGGTAGCTTCCCTGGCAGATGTTTATTGAAGTGACATCTACCATCCACATCATTCATCAATCAACGTAAGCATTCCACTATAACGCGGCCATCAAGCGGTGGGAAGATATTTTTAGAATAGATAAGTAAGCAGCGGTTACACGTTGTTGGAACTAATCCAGACTCGGTAGCTCAGACGTAATGAGTATTTTTCGGAGACTTAATTATGATAACATTAACACCATATTGCACACTGTTTACCAGACTACAACAAAACATCCTCACTCTGCTTTACTGCGTACTATTGACTGCGAACTCCCTTCCAATGACATTGACATTTACTAGTTCCCTCACATTCGGCGCACAGCTTCAGtcactttctcttcttggccCATCCTTTGATTATCGCCTGCGGTTATTCCACCATAGCCGCGGTTGGCATTGGCAGTGGACTGACTGGCATTCCCCTGCGAAGTAACTCCCTGTGCCGCTCCATAGCTATCGCTCTGAGCGGCAAGGTTACCTGCAGGTACACCTTGCTGACTCTGGCTGAATGCACCGCCAGCGCCATTCCCCTGTTGCTGATAGTCAGCTGTACCGACGTTTCCGCCAGCTCCGCTTGTGGCAGGAGCACCAGCACCACTGTTCTGTCCTCCAACAGTAGTGCCGGCTGGTTGAGAGCCGGCCTGGCTAGAAGGATGATGCTGGCTTGCTGCACCGACCTTATTGTCATTAGAGGCCGCCGGACCCGATACCTCGTGAAGTTTCGATTCCCGAGACTGTTCGTTTACCT includes these proteins:
- a CDS encoding hypothetical protein (Match to ESTs gb|CF192757.1|CF192757, gb|CF189126.1|CF189126, gb|CF189268.1|CF189268) → MGIFGTSDPVKQTEKALAKEAKAEEKNIKQNVKSLSHAEKAESKAAKAEQKAEKHHLKASKFEEKTAGVLNKATNKHEEAYHKENVAASEVVQKQHAHGTLSNAVEQKKAQLEALQKKHEVNEQSRESKLHEVSGPAASNDNKVGAASQHHPSSQAGSQPAGTTVGGQNSGAGAPATSGAGGNVGTADYQQQGNGAGGAFSQSQQGVPAGNLAAQSDSYGAAQGVTSQGNASQSTANANRGYGGITAGDNQRMGQEEKVTEAVRRM